A stretch of DNA from Acanthochromis polyacanthus isolate Apoly-LR-REF ecotype Palm Island chromosome 21, KAUST_Apoly_ChrSc, whole genome shotgun sequence:
tgtATGTATATGACCAAGCATttcaatattttcaaatatttgctgctattttaatttaaaaatatatttttacagattttctctattttcctGAATTGCAGATAAACAGTATAATGACACAGTTTTACTGCATGTAAATGAGCAcaaatatttgtttcatttgaattaaaagtagatattttttacaaattttccaTGTTTCGTTAacttacaaataaataaacagtaaaatgacaGCTTTTCGTGTATTTGAATCAGCAGAAATAtcttaattttacagatatttggtgttattttaaataaaaaatatgtatattaaggactaaaaaatggtaaaatgtttttcttaacTCTTATTTAGCAGATTTCCAGAGGATAATAttgagtaaaatcacagaaaaagtatgaatttacacattaaaaatgcataaaatcatttaaaaaattaaatatctcCATAAATGTAACTCCCACAGACATGAAAATTGGCGAGGACACGAGACTTGCCAGATAATTATAATGtcagtaaaaattgcagtatttttttctaaaatgtagTACAAGTACCTCTAATATGTCCTGTGTGTTATTAACCTATTCAGTGTTGATCCATATCTTGTTTTTCTCTAACAGACGCCGTCGGCTCAGAACCAGCCGGAGACGCAGCTTCAGTCAGAGCTGCTGCCAGATCTGACCGGTGCCGCTCAGAGTCCTCCGGCTGAACACATCGTAGCGCCGCCGTCCACCGTCGACACCGCCGCCCTGAGTGAGGAGCCACTGCCGGGTGAGAGACAGAAACCCTGACCACACAGAACCCAATGTCACCTTTAAGATGACTGTAAATCAGAAGATCTTATCTATAAAGCAATTCTTTAATTACTGCAGTTATCTGAAGTTTTATCAATTCAGCTATAAACTTACACAACACAAAGTGgatgattttctgttttcctgtagtttttttccaccacagaaTAAACAATTATACCACAAATATCAAATCTAgaactaaaagaaaatgttgttgttgactTTTGATTGTTAGAGCTGCAAAATATCGACTAAATGCTGTTTAAAACCAGaattacaaacatttatttaatggaaaattgccatttttttctttggatGTTTCGCTGTGTTTTGGCCTCCATACTTGATGATTATAAAAGCAATATTTTCTccactttgttttaaaaaaaaatgagatttgtACATTTCCAGAATTTTTTAATTGCAGCAATTAAAatactttttattttcacaaagtcacaaaaacactgattctATTAGATGTGAAGTGACAAGAAtgattaagatttttttaatcagtgtttttatgttatttttgcttcttttcatgtcttttttgtatcatttttgcttctttttgtggaGAAAAGGGTGTTTAATCTTCCTTACTAATcggatttgttttgtttttaagtgtattataatattttatatttattataaaacTTAATTTCACAAGTCTTTTTTTCCTTAAGTATTGTGTtgctttttagtattttatatttattttctcattttggattTTGATCTTATAagttatgtttcttttttatttacaaagctattaatttttttttaaatttgtattcattttatttcatgaacTCACTTTTCtccacaaaaagaagcaaaaatgatacaaaaaggcacaaaaacaagcaaaaaaaatcccacaaaaacactgattatctATTAGATGTGggtccacagtgaggaaaattgTGACAGGAATCTgcgtttttgtgttatttttgcttcttttcatgtCCTCTTGTAaaatttttgcttctttttgtgggAAAAAGTGACTTTATTCTTACCTActaatcagatttttttgtttttatgtatattgtagttattttattcaGTTCAACACATTTTGCCCTCCGTATTCACAGCACCTAACTGGACGTTTATCTGTGTGAATTAATTTAAAGTGAGGTGTAACTGTAATGTGTCCTCCTCAGTGAAACCTCTGACCAAGCCGACCCGTCCAGCCCACATCTGCGCCACCTGCAACAAGGAGTTCAAGAACAGCTACAACCTGCGGCGGCACCAGTCGGTCCACACCGGCATCAAGATGAAGGACCGGGCGGCGCGGGAGAAGGAGGACGGGTCGAAGGTGGCTCGTCTGGAGAAGCAGACGGTGCCGCTGTCCCTCCTCCACCTCACCCTCCCACCGCAGCCTCCCCCACAGCCCACTGCCGACGTCGCCGccctccccctcccccagcCGGGTCAGCTGACCAACCAGGAGGGCCAGCCGGTGTCCGTGTCCATCGCCCCGGCAACCGTCACCATGGCTGCGCCGCCTCAGCCCATCCAGGCGGCCGTTGTCGTCGTTGGGTCCATGGAGCAGGTGCGTAATCCGGGAGCCGAGCCAGAGggcagaactcagaggttctGTTTGTCCGCAAGCACCAAGTCGTACTGAAGTCCCGTTTTAACCCACTGGTGGTTCAGTTTCAGTCTGAAGTCCCGCATCTCCAtgggaacagaacaacatgaggacagagagagaactcagagtgacacagagagacaaaaacaacacagaaagatGCAGAAATAGCACAAAAGTGGCAACAataatggatttttaaaaaatgacccaaagacacaaaagagaagataaaaacaaaacggtaaatataacacaaagagacaaaaagtggtagcctagccgcgctagacccagctcctaagacacaagggtctaggaacgctcgacagggagggaggcgggctaaaaggttgtctttcaaatcactctgcggcaattgggtaggtatacaaccaatcagtgcaacgaataggctgacggagttcctagagcgccggattgtggctaagtcccattagcttcccaaccagaggagccaactggtatattaaggatttgccatatcccgttggcataagtccaaatacgtctttcttctcaatgaaacacttcagtgccgtcctttgtttatctttcaagttgaattttagcttcaaatctttaagggctgtggccaaagccgagtcgaaagataactgtttattgtgcgccggttgtttctgtcagaatcgtcacgcctctgtcgtcatttagttacgcccgccttctgactctacacttcatggtgattggtccggccagttttaggagcatccaacctcgagccttatggagggtaactcgacccaccctggcagagaattaaattcgttgccgtgggttgtctagcgtggctaggctaaaaAAGTGGATGATCCACCACTGTTTCTGTCAAATGCGTCAGCCTCGGTCCACCAGGCTTTATGTAGGCTTTATGTAGTTTGAGCCACTTGATCCCAGGTGTGGCTCAATCAGCTGACGACCCTCAGCACCTGAACAGGCACACCTGGTGTCCAAGTGGAGGGTCGTCACAGTTTGAATTAATATTTTAACTGTGACATATTTTGGTACATTTGGACGTCACTCTTCTTCCTCTGCACCGACAGAATCCAAACCCCGCCCCCATCGCCAACACCAACCAGGTGAGGAAGAACCACGCCTGCGAGGCCTGTGGGAAGGCCTTCAGAGACGTCTACCACCTGAACCGACATCGGCTGTCGCACTCGGACGAGAAGCCCTACTCCTGCCCCATCTGCCAGCAGCGCTTCAAGAGGAAAGACCGGATGAGCTACCACGTCCGCTCGCACCAGGGTGGCGTCGAGAAGCCCTACGTCTGCCCGCACTGTGCCAAGGCCTTCTCCAGGTACCAACTAACGAATCTGGAAGTACTGATGACAATTTCTGTAACATTTCAAGCAAGAGTGCCCATTTTATttccagattttacatttttaaggtaacaataaaagaaaagtttgaGCCAGCGATCGACAGATCATTGAGGCCGATATTTGTCATTGTTTCGTCATTggtatcattatttttatttacaggttatcGCAAAAATTTGCTTAAATTAACAGCTTCATTGGCTGTCTTGCTCAATGTCCCGCCCACAACTCTGTCTGATTGACTGCTATGTGTCACGGGTGACAGCCAATCACTGAAGGCCATtgtttacacagagagacagagaattAACATCCTTCTGAAGTCAGACTGACTTAAATACTCTGTTCTAACTGACAAAATCATCTCTCTAGCAGAGAAACAAGCTGCAGAAATTGAACCAGGATGTTAGCTGCTACAATGGCTAATGCTACGCTAACGGCTAGCACTGAAGTTGGGAGGCAGCTaaagattaacctgaaacagaatttaaaaaaaaaacaataactaataatgctttaagatctggaccctaatgggaaataaaaatgactgaataaaaaaGATTAGGAAAATGTAGAACAGAGGGTGACAAACTGGTATTGATCTCAATCAATCGATTGATCAAGCATTATAGCATCACACTCAAATGTCATCGCTCCTATTTCTATTGCACATATTGagttttaattattgttattaatgaaGTAATCTAGTTAAGAATGATGGGTTCCTCCTATAATATGCTGTTAATAAAATTCACATCACTTCACGTCATGATTctgctaccaccatgcttcagagtggggatggtgtgttttcacATTTACATGAAAAAGTCTTTATTATGAATTCTTGTTAACAAAGTCAAATTAAATTGACAATGATTCAAcattagaaatgttttttaaatgtctgtcaGCTCCGGATATCAGTTATCAGCCTTTTGCGATTATCAGTAATCAATATCGGCGTCGATTGATCCCTAGTTTGCTTCACGCTcagcttgtttttgtagttgatCAGAGTCTTCCATCAGATTCTCTGTGATTCACTGTGAGGCTAAAACCTTCATCAGGGCTCCAGACGTCCTGCATTTAGCAGCTTTAACTCCTGAATATTCACCTCCtttcttttcaacaggacaaaggtttttgttttgtggattAGTGGTGGGCGGATCGATCCAAATATCGGTAATATCAGCGTTGGTATTGATGCTGAACGATACCACTATAAAGATATCAATACttgaatgtaaaaatgcatcttaaaagagcatttcctatttcagtaacagaagtattgcacaaatattgaccaaactgtcaaaaatgggCACTGTATAAGGAGCTTATCCCTCACTTTGTGATTCATCTACAACCCAGATTCTACCTTGATgtacagaaaacctacccaggaattagtctgattcttaGACCCTGTGAGGGTTTACAGccccatcttcattccagatcTGGACCATATACAGCTACTACCCTTTGTTATAAACCTACAGACTACTGAAAAACTTAGTCTGGGGTATCGGTATCGATGATGCTGGCCCTGTATTTACTTGGTATCGGATCAAATACTAAATCTTGCATTATCAAACACCACTGTTGTGGATTCTTACAGTGAAAAGAGTTTTAAAAGCATCAGATGTCGTGTTCTGCCTAGTTtgactgcttttgttttggtgtCTTCAGACCGGATCACCTGAACAGTCACGTCCGACAGGTTCACTCCACAGAGAGACCCTTCAAGTGCACAGTAAGCAGAATGAAAGATTGAAATATGACTATATTATAACATTATTTTGTCCCAGAATGAAAGATATCTGTAGATGATCCTGGTATCTTCTGTGTGAAAATGATCCTTTCATTGTTCTAATcaaccacctatcacacatgctgatatgagccttgaaagtttacccagaatgcaccttTCCCCCcgaaacttgtccagaatgactgaaaaattgtgcaaaatgactcaaaagatgTCCAAAATAACCCCAATACTCAAcgaaaatgatcagaaatgcctcctaaattactcaaaatgacaaaatttctccaaaatgactcaaaattgtcaaaagtgatcaaaatgtgtgcaaaaatgctcctttcattgtctataacctgttctgaccaaccacctatcacacatACTGATATAAGCCTTGAaggtttacccagaatgcactttttaaagttttctctggtgaatgatcagaaaacagaaacacatccaagGTACCAATGGTTGTTTCTATGACTTCTATAATTATTTCATACATATTAAACTGTTCAAACtgtgatacatcccataatactgatgatcaaaGTTGGTTatagagaaaatgaacaaaaaacagatttaatgttTAGACTGTGACACTTGGATGGAAGTAAAACTGATTTAATTGGTTATTTTGagtgctgttttttgttgttttgtttcgctttgtcattttttgtcgcttttctatcattttgagtcagttttgtgttgctttgtttgtctttagGACAGTTTTCTCTCATAatgctctttttgtttgtggtttttgtaatttttttttaaatctctttttctgttttatgtgttgtttctcttgctttgtttctgctttttatgTCTATATTTAggcattttgtgtcatgtttttcttgttttacatttcatttttgtcgtaGAGTGTGTCGTCTTGATACTTTAATGtgtctttgggacagtttttgtctttttgtgacatgAAGCTCTGATACAtcacataataataatactgatGCTCAAAGTTGCTGatagagaaaatgaataaaaacaggttTAGTTTTTAGattggatggatgtaaaacggatatttttggtcattttgcattttgttttgctaattttgtgtcgtatttttcttgttttgtgtcatttaatgtcatgttttgaTCGTTTTCAGGCAGTTTTATCTCTTTGTGACATGAAActatgatacatcccataatactgatgctcaaAGCTGGTTATAGAGAAAATGATTGTGAGGAGGTCGGATGGTTTGCTGATTGATTCTTGCTTTTACTGAATTCTTTTCTAAACACTTCCTGCAGACGTGCACGTCAGCTTTCGCCACTCGGGATCGTCTTCGAGCTCACCTGATTCGCCACGAGGAGAAGGTTCCGTGTCACATCTGCGGGAAGCTGCTGTCAGCCGCTTACATCACCGACCACATGAGAGTCCACAACCAATCACAGCACCACGCCTGCCACCTCTGCAACCGCAGTAAGAAACATTCACAACACGAGTCGGCACAGATCCTGTGTCTGTTTACACTgaacctccatggaaacagaacgaATTCCGATGATTTTCAGCTCATATTTGGATCGTTTTcgtcatttgtttatttactatAAGTGACGTGAAGCTTAAACTAAACTGTTGATCATTCTTTTGTCCAGTCTGAACCTCTGACCCGAGTGTTTGTGTTCAGGCTTCACCACGCTCACCTACCTGCGGGTCCACGCCCAGAAGCACCACGGTCAGGAGTGGAAGGAGAGCGGTGGGGCTCGGGGCGGGTTCGGCGGGACCGGTGCCGGCGGCGTGCTGCTCTGTCAGCTCTGCGGCGTCCAGTGTAAGACGGCCACGCAGCTGCAGGGTCACATGGGCACCCACGCCAACCAGGGCGACCCGGGGCCCGACCCGACTAGCGCCGGGCCCGTCGGCACCACCAGCGTGGCCGTCACTGTGTCCAGCGCCAGCACAGTGGGACTGCTGGTTACTGACTGCTCCAGTATTGCCCCCCAGCCACACAGCTAGCTGGGAGGGTCGGGGATCCGGGGAGGGACGGGTGGGACCAGGAGGGACCAGGGAGACAACAAAAAGACGTGGAGGACGGAACTGAGCAGCTGGTCCAGGTATGTGCATCCAGATTGCACTGTTTTAGATTTAACCCTTTATGTCCCTCTTTTCTTCACTGcgtttcatttttcagtctaaagtcctgcacctccatggacacagaacaaccatgaaaaaGGACAGAGAACTCCGCTTACACTTGGAAAGACATGGAGAGAGAAATCTattacagacacaaaatgatcccaaaTTACACAAAAGATCCAAAACTTacacaaaaacatccagaaaattGCACATAAAGATccaaaactgactgaaaaacttccaaaatattgcacaaaaagatccaaaacggacacaaaagatccaaaaattacacaaaaaggtccaaaattgatgcaaaaaatccccaaatcacTCAAAAAACCTAAACATTccacaaaaagatccaaaactgacacaaaaaatccaaaagtgacaaaagatccaaaaattgCAGAGAAAGATccataaattacacaaattatccaaaactgacataaaaatatccaaaaattacacaaattatctaaaactgacacaaaaatatccaaaattaaCACAAGATTCAAATGGAATTCAACCATTGCAATAATAATTGACAAAAttggcacaaaaaaaacacaaaaacatgcacaaatgtGATGTGATCTGTGGCTGACTTTCCATCCTAACTGTATGAATCTCATCGGATCgagattttaaatgataaataaccTAAAAACGAGTCTGGAACATCAGATTAACTTTAAAACATCATTACAACCTGTTGTGGAACATTATCTGTCCTGAGATTGTAATATTACTGTTGGTTGTTGGTGAATAAAGTTCTTCTGTTtatattttgcagatattttgtgCCACAGCTGGACCTCGGTCAGGAGAAGCCGCCTGGACGTTTGgtttcatgttttgttctgATCAACAGACTTTCTGTATAAACTGTACGAGTTGAGGAGGGACGATGACGAAACCTCCGTTTGTTCCTGAAGGAGGGAaattaatgtgtatttttattattcttctGGCTTAGCGACTAGCTGTCATCATTTCATGGTTTTTATTTCCAGCACAGCCGCTCATGATTTTGTAAAGCTGTTTTTATATCCCATGATATCCGTGTTTGTTTCTGACAAGAACCTCAGTGACTTACAGTGAATATAAATGCTTTTTACTCCCCTGgaagtttttcacttttattgcttttcaacttGGAATTTGTCAATTTAATTTGTCTTTACTGACAagaatttatattaaaaaaaagattctttcatgtcaaaatgacaacaggcttctacaaagtaatgtcagttaattaaaaatataaaatatgtgatgatgccaccaccgtgctttacatcatgatgctgccaccaccatgcatcAGAGTGTGTTTTCACATTTACATGACAAcgtttttattgtaaaatctTGTCAAGAAAGCCAAAATAAACTGACAATGATCCAATGTTAGAAACCAATAAAATGGGAAAACTTCCAGGAGGATTAATACTTTATATTGCCACTTAATATCAGATTCTTCTCTAATTTATTTCCAAACAGCGTAAGGTTTGTCGGATCCTTCACAGGACGACAGAGAGTGTTTCTGATGGGCCATCGTGTACATACACTTTTATAAAGCTGACGAAGAACTAGTTTGTATATATTCCCCATGAACATTGAATGTGCATAATTATGCTTCATATGATCTCTGTTCTTACTCTGGATGCTGATTTGTAACTTTAAAAATTGCCATGTAATTTGTAGCTACCTTGGTGACACATTTTCTGTGGCTGTGCATATTGATTGTACTTGATGCATAGTGCATAGCGCCTCGTTACTGTATTAAAAGGCAGTAAAATGCATGTGTGGATTCAAGTTCAACTGATCTTCACGGGTTCTTTCATAAAGCGAGCTCAGAAAAGTCTGGATTAAagtccaaaacatgacagagAAATCAGTGAAGTTTACACAATCAGGCTAATTTGATTAAAGTTCAACAAGCTGAGATATTATTCTGcagcaaaatgattcaaatgtaagaaaacatttcagaaacatttttttttttaaaaaggttgcAAGAAACTGCTGGTTTACTGAATACAAGTAAAAATAATAAGCTTAATATTTAGACAGCACTTTACAAACttagactgaacaaaaaaagacatttttttaaaaaatatggcaGCAAAATGCCAGAAGTCAAAAGTGGTGGAGTACTGTAACTGGTGAAAATAGCAaatagcaaatatctgtaaaatactgatgtttttgctcatttaaatacagtaaaaatcggttaattttatggtcacatgTAAAAGAATTGCCATATGTTCAaatagttttttgctttttttttcacagataaCAGGTAAGTTAataattttctgtgattttagtagatatgatctgtaatttaacaaaacagcaaaaatatctctaagtacagtaaaacatttgattttatggtcaaaacaaacaaaaaagaagtaattgttctttgtaaaaatacagatcagatttttgatgtggacattatttgaTCAATTATTTCgccatttttcttttgcaattcatagaaatattttttttctgtgattttacaagttattaCCTGTCATTTACCAAAACGGAAAATCTATAAAACAACAGTAATAAAactgttagtttagtttttacagtgtacaaagTGCTTAACTAAAATCATTAAGAAGGCCAATAATGTATATAAAAATTGAAAGATAAAAATCatagaacaaaaaaagaatataaaaatagattgatttgttttttaaatcacaaatatCTGCAATTATTAACcgcttgacaaaaaaaataagatgttGAATGAATTTTTATCAGTGTTTAGTCTACAAGCATCAGTAATCTGTCCaaaatactgttttattttcattattgtgtGTTAGCAGCATTCAAATTGTTGTGTACCTTAAAATATAGGCTTCAAAGTCAGGTGGTTATATAAACAGTAAACGTGTTTTTTTCTggtctgtaaaattaaaaattaaaaataggtCATCATTAATTGGTTCAAAGATAATTATCATGATGAAATAAAGTCATTTCCCGCTGTATGTTCAGACCTATGCCTGATTGTGTGGAGCTGGACCGGGCTGACCGTCCCTGGTTAATCTGGTTAATTGGTTCAATGGTGACCAGCAGCTAGTTAACATTGTTTACAGCGGCTCCAAC
This window harbors:
- the LOC110955097 gene encoding myc-associated zinc finger protein, encoding MDTSWSNFLFQTPSAQNQPETQLQSELLPDLTGAAQSPPAEHIVAPPSTVDTAALSEEPLPVKPLTKPTRPAHICATCNKEFKNSYNLRRHQSVHTGIKMKDRAAREKEDGSKVARLEKQTVPLSLLHLTLPPQPPPQPTADVAALPLPQPGQLTNQEGQPVSVSIAPATVTMAAPPQPIQAAVVVVGSMEQNPNPAPIANTNQVRKNHACEACGKAFRDVYHLNRHRLSHSDEKPYSCPICQQRFKRKDRMSYHVRSHQGGVEKPYVCPHCAKAFSRPDHLNSHVRQVHSTERPFKCTTCTSAFATRDRLRAHLIRHEEKVPCHICGKLLSAAYITDHMRVHNQSQHHACHLCNRSFTTLTYLRVHAQKHHGQEWKESGGARGGFGGTGAGGVLLCQLCGVQCKTATQLQGHMGTHANQGDPGPDPTSAGPVGTTSVAVTVSSASTVGLLVTDCSSIAPQPHS